TTAAGATGTAATACCATCATGTGATGTGTATGTGACTCATATTTGGTACAGAATTGATCTTAAAGGGATATTAACCGAAGGAGGTGACAGAGGATACATGGAAGTTAAACCAACTCCATACAATGTTGTTCTTGACGATGATACTTTTAAAGGCGTCTTAAAACTCGGATTCAGATTCACTGCAGCGGTAACTCAGTAACTACCCTAGCTAGAACTGGAGTTCTTTAgaacagaaataaaataaagtattctcaagaaaaaacttatattttgtAGGATAAATTGCGGAGAAAGGCATGGGAGCAGAAGATAGACGGCAAAAACAGTGAAGAAGCAATGAATTCTCCAATTTTGAGTCTGATGAAACTCCCTTTGTTAAGGCTTTTCCTCTATTGCTTCCAGAAAACAACCAAATATCAACTAAAAGATAACTAAAAGAtaactaaaatgattaaaaggGTTAGCATCAAAACTCTTttctttatcaaatatttttttttagaattgcGTTATGTGTAAAACCCGATTCGGATTCATCAAGTACTAGCgacgacatttattttgatttctGAGTTTGTGCAAACATTTTAGGTTCACAGCTGCATGGGCAAGTGTATACAAGGTCTCGTCATCTCATCAAtgcacaactttttttttttttcgtcggCTATAAGCAGTGTTCTATTCGTAGCTGCGGTTTCTCAATCAATCCTTTCATGATATCGTGATCATGGGCAAGAATAAGAAACTTtcgatatgatttttttttttcacctaCAATCTTTAATGTAATAAATGACATGCTTTTATACATTCTGATGTAACATTTTTCTTACTTTCATTTAATTTCTCAACCAATCTAAAAGACCTTACACATATTTTCGAGAAACAattaaatggtaaaaaaaacttttatttaccttttctgaattaatctttttttttcttttaagttcCGTTGCGTGGTAAGGTATTTGCTCCCGCATATATATAATCGCTCTTTGGATAAAAATAACACAGATTTCAGttaataatttaacattttaataatatttaactatGTAATTAAGCATTGTCATTAGTTTCAGTGTATAATTAATTTCTTCTTTTCAATTCTTCTCAATTTGTTAGAAATGTTGAATAAaccactaaaaataaattatagcaGGTACGTTTGAATTTAAAAGTAGTTAATATTGTATAATACcatagtatataaaataataacatataaattaaatataattaaatataaataagcGGGCTCTGTTACGACGAGAAAATGGGACGCACGTCTGTCTCACGCACGAACCATGCAATATATATACACTTTGTCTTCTCCATGACATTAAGTTATTATCATGTGCTAAATAATTATAGGTATAATTcaaattgaaattataatatAGGATAGTCACCTATTATGAGTTGCAGCTAATCGTGTAGACTACATGGGGATTAAGCTAAAACTCCCATCCATGTGATAATTGGTCTAATTTCATAATAGTTGAcacaaagataaaataaaaatttccaaTACAGGCGTTACAAGACCGACCAgagattaattttaaaaagctGTTgccccaaaaaaaaaggattaatttaaaaaagaataCTTATAGAGGTCAAGAGGTGATATAATCATATACGTTGAACATTCACTCGTATCTCATCTATAATCAAGATCTTTtcgtaaaattaaaaattgaaacaaaTTAATCAGGatcaattttttaattcttacttaaataatcccggtttaaataaatagttatgAATTTACGTTGAGATCTCAAGTGATGAAACTAggatattatatctatatagtttatttatttttgtttgagaaacgaagaagataaataaaatcGTTGATAAATGTGAAATCACTAATAAACAATTTAAACTATCcaaataaacaattatattcTGATTGAAAATTATGATACTCCATATATTAGCCAACAAGAAAACGATATAATAGTAGCAATAAAACAAATAGTTCAACAGATCTCTTTAAGAGGTATTTCCTTCATAATAATAACCACAACACTTGTTGAAGCCAAGGAAAAGGCAAGCTTCATCATTGTCTGGACCATAACATCAACCGGtcctttttttttcatccaACGGTCCACAATACTCCCTTTTCCGGTCAACCACCGGCTTCTTCACCTGAAAACTtccaaaagagagagagaaggtttCGGATTTCAACCGGAGGGAATTGAGTTTCTAACGTTCGTTTAAATATTGCTTTAAACGGTTCAAAAACTTGAAAGTGAATTTGCAGAAGAGGCTTTAAAGGTAATGACCGTTGCTTTGATTGTTACTACTTTAacgtttttaatttaaaatttttgaacttttttctCCTTGTTCTGATCACTTTATTGTTCTTTGGTCCTTTGAAATTTCACTATCCAAAACTCAAAACACACATTCCCGTTTTCAAATTTCATATTCTGATTCATATTCTTAAGTCTCTTGATTAACACGCAGCAAAAGTTTAATGCTTTAAAACCATTTTTCTGTGttagaaaaacagagagagatagagagataatCCTCTGTTTTcagctagaaaaaaaaaagatggagaaTTTGTCGAATACAGATGAAAACGAAGATCATCAATCAGCATTAGAAACTCCGGTTTACTCGACCATAAGCATAGACTCTTTTGTTTATCCTCGAACATGTTCAGAGAGTACTTCAGGCTTTTCAGACCAAATAGATGAAACAAACAGCTTCTGTAGTGACGCTTCTCCTTCTGATTGGCCTGTCCTCACTGAATCCAAGAGCTCCAAATGTCTCACTACTGGTTTAGTAGAGATGCAATCAAATGAAAATCTTGGAGTGCAAGAATTCTCTGAAGCAGGTGCTGTGTcctttctctctccctctcatTCTCTTTTAAGAAAATCTGAGATTAATAATAAagtatttgtttgtttgtttgtgctTATAGAACTTGAGACAATGAAGGAAAGATTCTCAAAGCTTCTGCTTGGAGAAGATATGTCAGGAAGTGGTAAAGGAGTTTGCACTGCAGTCACCATCTCTAACGCTATTACCAATCTTTATGGTAATTTCAAGACTCTCTCAGCCTATAATTATGTTCTTTGTTTTTCAATAACTAATGTAAAATCATTGTTTTTGCAGCTACAGTGTTTGGACAGAATCTGAGGTTAGAGCCGTTAGAAACAGAGAAGAGAGGATTGTGGAAGAGAGAAATGAATTGTCTTTTGTCGGTATGCGACTACATTGTGGAGTTTATCCCTAGATGTCAGAGCCTAAGCAATGGAACTACTGTTGAAGTGATGGAGAGTAGACCAAGAGCAGATATCTATATCAACTTACCTGCTTTGAGAAAGCTAGATTCTATGCTTATGGTACCCACCCATCTTAATGATTATTATGAGGATCCCTTTTCCATGATGATCATCTTTTTGTTTCTCAACAGGAAGCATTGGATAGTTTCCAGAACACAGAGTTTTGGTACGCAGAAGAAGGAAGTCTATCCATGAAATCTGCACGTTCTGCCACTGGATCCTTCAGGAAAGTCATAGTACAGAGGAAAGAAGAGAAATGGTGGTTGCCAGTTCCTCTTGTTCCACCGGAAGGTTTGTCAGATATTGCCAGAAAACAACTCAAAAACAAGAGGGAGAGTACTAATCAGATACACAAAGCTGCAATGGCTATCAACAGTAGCATCCTCAGTGAAATGGAGATTCCTGACTCTTACATGGCTACTCTTCCAAAGGTTATAAACAAAACCTAAATTactagaatattttttttttttgaattttattcttAATGTTTTTTTGTGTCTGCAGTGTGGTAAAAGCAGTGTTGGTGATTCAATCTACCGCTACATGAGTGGTTCGGGTCGGTTTTTCCCAGATAAACTCTTAGATTGTCTGAAGATAGCATCTGAACATGAGGCTGTTCAGTTAGCAGATAGAGTAGAAGCTTCAATGTACACATGGAGACGCAAGGCTTGTCTAAGTAACTCTAAGAACTCATGGAACATGGTGAAAGATCTTATGTCAACTACAGAGAGAACAGACAAGAACTATGTAATGGCTGAGAGAGCAGAGACTCTGCTCTTCTGTTTGAAACAGCGTTACCCAGAGTTGTCTCAGACATCATTAGATATATGCAAGATTCAGTACAACAAggtaaagaaaagaaagattcagtACATTGAATTTGGCTTATTTTACTAAGATTAAATGTTTTCTCTTTTGGTATGCAGGATGTTGGGAAAGCAGTGTTGGAGAGCTACTCAAGAGTACTTGAAGGTTTAGCTTTTAACATAGTTGCTTGGATTGATGATGTTCTCTATGTAGACAAAACCATGAGCGGTAGTGAATAACTTGTTTCTTCTTGTAAATTTTAATCAGATCAATATCAatcaatgtaaaagtaaaaacaatgtttcttttcttctcaaATTCCGGATATTATAATCAGCCAATCAAATTTTATACGCAAAAAAGTGAGAAGAGTGTTCATCAAGAAGGAAGTCTACATTATTATAAATCTCTTAAGGGgaagaatattaataaatgtttaGTCAAATAATTTTAGAATCCCTATTATATACAACAACAGGGTGGTTCCGAACCAGCAATTGGTCCGGGTGGTGTGACCAAAATAGCAAAAGAAGAGGTTAGTAGTTAAAATACAAAGATCTGAAGAAGAAGTTACTCCACAGACTCATAGAgatctctatctctctcacaCTAAGACTTGCTGCTTCAGTCTTCTTATGAGCCCCTTAATGAATGACGGGCACCGAAGATCCAAGCTTCTTTGCTCCTTTGCTTCTCACTTACCAGAGCTCTCTCATGATCATTAAAACACACCTATGGACTCATTTAGCTGTCGTCGTCCACTGAACCAACGTATGTCCGATCAGTCCGTCTGGCCCTTACTGCACCTTTTAGCCAACATGTGGCTCGAAGATTGCCCATGTCACTGCTGTTTGAAGCGTTGCTGCTTGATTGACCTGAGCTTGTCCCGTCTTCTAAAAGCGTCCATGGGTCAACCACATCCATGTTGTCTGCTTCTTCCTGTTGACATTGTGACAACATCGTCTGCTGTCACAGTTTTTGGTGTGGCAGGAGAGATTCTTTGATTGAGCCCcccagcagcagcagcagcagatcCCGAGGTTTGAACAAGTGTGAGTGCGGTTGGCGGAACAGAATGTGGCTGACATGAGAGAGAGCAACGCAGAGAAGGAAGGAGGATTGGCATCGCTGCTTGGATCCGCCATCTAATGGTGTCTGGAAGCTGCATCCGTGCAATCTCATTCTGCATTATTAACAACAGAGAGCCAAGAAACTTCAACAATCGTAATTTTCAAGTCAAGTAGACTCAAAGACTGTGGAgggttttatttataaaaattcttCTTTTGACAAACCTGTAAGCTCTCTGCTGCATCACGATCAAACAAGGTGAAGTCTTTGGATGATTCATTAGAAGAAGTCCTTGGCTTTAGCCAATTTGGCTGGTGATTGCTTAGCAGCCCATGGAGTACAAACAATAACCGGTCAAATAAGACATCACTAGAAAGATCTGCCAGCGAAGAAGGATCTATTGTTGATTCTGTCTCCGACTTTGATACGTCACTACGAGGAGAACATGCAGCAGAGTCCTCATAAACTACTCGGCTTCCAAGCAGACAAACTATTGTAGATGCAAGTGTATGTCTCGTGTTCCTAAACGAGGGTTCCCTGCAAAATTGATTTTCCATGAAAAAATATAACTGAGCCTTTAGTTAAGCTTTGTTTCATCAGCCAGAGCTCCTAAAGCCTTGTACAAAAATTTCGGAGTTGCCTAATGTGGcttaaaattaatgattttgaataataaatatttgataaaaattagtCTATTCTCTatcatttcttaaaaataaattaaacaatcacataaactatataataaaaatttagatttttctgtatatgttgtattttgaatttttgaaaatgaCTATAGATAACTAAAGTTGTTAAAAATCtcatattgattttttttgatcCATGGTTTAAAACTTATgttataacaaaatacaaataattataaaattatataactaggaagttttataatattaatatatatattgtttaaataaattatataccatataaaagtacataattattttaattttgaaaattgctttgatttgTTTTGAGAAAAACTTTGAACGAATATTGACAACTTAATATTTATACTCTAAACTTttcattcaaattttttaaaatgataaattattaaaactattaaacatcccaaaattttttttgttatcaatgattttaagtttttggttttaaaatatacaaatgatcaaaaatagaaaaagtgtttgtttggattaataaaatgtatttatatgtttgcaccaatttaattatatatgtagcAGTTACtcaatttttaattattcaatatatatttattattttataatatgtaaaaaacacatattatataaaaataacttatatataatattcatcATGCCGTAGGTGTTAACCTAGTTAAttagtatatgaaattatgaAGTTCATTCACTTTGGGTAGCTTACTTACAGTTTATCTGATTATCATGTGTACTATATCCATTGTGTCCACATAACTTGATAACTATATCACATCAACAAAAAATGTTATCCACTAAGTAGGGTATAAAGTGCAACAACTCCCAAAACGTTATCcgaaattttatacatatatatcatgaTCCTTCATTTCTTCATTGAGTAAAAATCTCTAGAGGTTtgtgtttctttctctttaCTATAAACTCCACGTTATTGTCCAACCAATCTCAacttttaatttactttttcaaaaaacttttaatttacTCTTGCTATCAATTCACCAATCTTGTCACCGCCCAGATCACACTCTTAATCAATGATACCTTGTTACGTCAACTTCTGAAAATATTACACACAAATAAATCAATGAAACCGAAACACTACCACATCTATCTGCATCTCAACATACAAACACACAGTACTCAAATTACAAGTAActaaatatattctaaaagaAGAGACTTTGAAAGTGATTCTATAATGGCCCCCACCACAAACACATTCCGGGCTGATCTTAAAAgaatctcttctctctctcagaAGTAGCAGCTCTCTGAGAATTATTAAGTAATACAAAGTATCTACATTGTGTTCTGAGCTAATGAAAGTTAATAATGGTGAGAGTGAGGCTATGTTCAGAGCTTGTGTGCTCTCAACAATCAATTCAATGGCTTTGTCTTTATGTAGAGAGCTTTTCACTTTTCATGACCTTTTATAAAACAGGGATCATGCTCTCATCAGTCTTCAACTCAGCTGGAACGAGAGAGTGCTCACTGTTGTTGAGGCAGTTTACAGTGATGAGCTCTTCAATTAACTCCTCGAGAATCAGCTCACTAGTTTTAAGTCCAATGCAGTCAATGTCACGTCTGATGTCTAACCAGTTTCCAGATTTAGCCATATCTTTCCTAACTATTTGATCCAACGCGTGAGGGAGTGGCAATGGCAAGAGATGCCAGTAGACCGCTTCTTGAACCTCGTGAATGATGCTTTTGACGGTAGAGAAGACTCGGGTTCTTGGTGCAACAAACGAAGCCCATGGAGGGCAACAGCAGAGCTCCATGATCACTTCGTTGATGCAGTCAAAGAGGAGCTCATGGTCATGACAAAGCTGGTTTGGACAGAACGGTATGTTGCTGATCAGTGACGGTTCAAGAAGCTGGTCAGAGAATTGCGCCTTCAGATAGAGCTCTTCAAAATCTGAGACAACAGCGTCCAAGACATCTCTTACATACTTAAACACCAGTTCTTTGTCACTTGTGATAATGGTTTTGACAGAATCCTCTGCAGAATCTTCTTTATCATCAAAGTGGATACACCATGGTTGCACTTGTGCTTCATCTGATGAGTCAGTCAATGTTTGCTAATTAATAATTACTAGAACCCAAAAGTTCAGTAGTTAGTAGATGATGGGATCTTGATTTTTAACATACCAGGCTGAGATCGCATTTTTGGTGGGCTTATATCATCTTCAATGAAGAGTGGCTCAAGAACTGATATTGGGCTTGACCATTCAGGAACATCATGAGCAGCTGATTTGCACTCTTCACTTTTAGGTAAACAGTGAGATGGCGAGGCCACAGAGGAAGACAGTGGTGGTTGTCTCTCTTCATGAAAGGCCTGTAGAAGAAGCAAAGCAGcaattttcttcaaattcaaactctatttttataaaaagaagaagatattaaAAATGACTTGCCTGTTTTGAGATAATACCCTCTCTCTGTTCATCATGAGCTTCAGCTTTGGGTAAGTCAACAACCAAAGTAGAGCTTGCTTCCTCTGGAACTATATCTATCTCATTGATCATCATAACACTATCTGCAGGACATAAAAAGATTAATTACTctattcttgaaaaaaaaagagttaacaAGAGAGATGGGATTTAACCTGCAGCAGAGATTTTATCAACACTTTCAGTTGGTTCTTCTTTGCTTAGATTGCAGACCGGAAGATGATCATTGTTCAGTGCATGGTTTGGTTGGCTCACATGAGTTTCTCTCTTGCTGATGTGCACAGCGTTTATGAAATCAGCTGAAGCAGACTTCCTGTGTGAAGGTGAGCTCTTTTCCCATGGGCTGCTTAGAGGAGACAAGTACTCAGGAAGGGAGAGAATGGTTCCCAGGCTGCTGTTTTGAAACTGTCTGCTAGCTGAGTTTGAATCTACTACATCTCCATTGTTTAACATCTCAGACAGATGTTTCTTGGCCTCTATATAAATGTTAGATACCACCCTTTGctttttatcatcatcatcctctttATGAGATTTTGTTGAAGGCTTTGCCATCCGCTCGAGAAAGAAATGATCTTTAGTTGGCACATTCTTTGGAAACCCTTCCCCCTCCTTTCTGATTGcttgtttcagcttcctcttgatctcagaaagaaagaaatgtgAACTGTTTCTCTCcttgtgtgttttgtttctcAACAAATGAGAATCAGGTGACAAACTTGAAAAGCTTGCTGATCTTGGCTTCAGAATGAAAATACGGTCTTCGCATTCTTTGTCATCATCAGTCACTTCTTGTTGTGGTGTATCCTTCTTCCTCCTGAACCATCTCTTATCAGCAAGAGAAGATTGTCCTCTTCTCTCAAACAAGCTCAAGCTTTCTTCTCCTTTCTGACTGTGTGGCACAAGTATCTCTGGATCTTGCAGAAGTTTGAGAAACAGATCCTCATCAGACCCAAGAATCTGAAACACTTCCATCAAGTCCTTGGATGTAAGGATTTCACTATTTTCTCCATGTAAAAGCTTCTGACTGATTAAAAATTTGACCAACTCCCTcactttttctttataatcttgGCCTTGTTTGTGGTTCAACATCTCATTCTTCCCACGGCTTGTACTACTTCTGCGATGTATCTCGGTACATAACTCTTCAACCATATTATCAATGTCAAGACTCCTTTCAGAGCCCTTCTTAGTTCTGCGGTTAACTTTAGGCGCTTCACTTTCAGCTGTGTTTAAAGTATGGCTAAAGTTGCCGCAACTGTTCTTGCGTGTCTTGTTTTTTCTCCTATGGtgtttccttcttcttccttcgaGTTCAGAGTCTGACAACTGTCCTGCTTCAGCATTCTCCCTCTGCTTCTTATCATTGAACAACTCTTCTGCTATGAGTTTCTTCACACTTGGCTTTATAATCGTAATCGTGACATTGCCTTCTTCACCAACCTTAATTTTAAACAGTTCAAGTAGCAACTTTAGATTAATCCACATGATACTCTCAACAAgaccaaaagaaacaaaaaaaaaataaaagttaatgaTGTTTTTAATAAGGTTAAAAGCTTACATGGGTTTCTTGAGCATCCTTGTCAGCTGATGGAACAATTAACATAGCTGTTAAttatccagaaaaaaaaacagcttACGAATGtaatgaaaaatcaaaaaaaaaaaaagctaccATGCTTTGGTTCCAAAAGTAGCTTGTGAGAAAGTGGTCCATGTCGGAAAGTAAACATATTCATAAATCCCCACATGCAGCCTAAATGATCCCTCTCCTGTCCACCATCTGCACGCCGTCTAGTTTTCTTGGCCATGGCTTTCTTATGGTTTattcagttttcttttctttctaatgctctttttttcttaatctttctGTAATGATGTACCTTAGGATAAGCTGAAGAAGAAACAACAAGAAAACTATTTAAGTTAAGACAGAAAACACTACACAGAAAGGGTAACAACTCTTGGAAGTTGTTCTTATAATACTTCTAAACAATCTCAGATCCTTGAGAAAACAAACTACCATAACAAGGCTAAAGTTTTCCACAACTAGtagtcttatttaaaaaaaaaagattaaaaagagaaaataggCCATCCTTGTGAAACACTGCAAATGGAATTCTTGAGGaataaattaaaagaagaaGTAAAGGATCATCTACCACTTTCCACAATCCAAATCAATATCCTTTTTGCACTCAAATGGTTTTGATTAGGCAAATATCAAAGGAAAGCTTTGATGATATAGAGAAACTAGTCCCATGACTTATGGAGCAAAATCAGATACCTTTCCCTTTCAGAAGAGACTGCATAGTAAAAGTACCTTAGATTCTTGTGAACTCCTTGGATTCCAAACTTCTCTGAAGGGCTAACAgccataaaccaaaaaaaaaatgttgcaaGTTGCAAAGCGGAAGTAAATCTCAAACTAGCTCCAAAACGTTTATTTGATGCTAAGATTCAGTCAGGGTAGCACGATGGCCTGAACCAGGCTTTGATCGCCGGATAAGACGGtagaaacacacacacacaagaagagaagaaagaattTGGGATTATCTTTCAAGGCAAGGCGAGAGAGAAGACGTCAAAAAGGTTAAAACACTAAAGCAAATGATCAGTTTTCTCAAAGCTTATAAAACTTCACAAgacagagagagatagagagagagagctggcGTATCTTGACGCTTTAATCTCCATCCAACCACATTGTTGATCTGACAACTTTTGGTCAAGAAAGAAACCAACCTTCCTTAATCATACAAAGGGGGGAAAGCTTTGATGAATGAATCAGAAAATGTAAGCTTTTTAATTTTCCAGAGCTGATCAacaaccaaaaacaaaagatagtaTTCAATTTTGGGGAAGTTGGTTCAACAAAACGAAAATGAAAACTTTATAATAATACTGTTCAACAttcaaataaaaagagagatattttcctctcttttttttaattagtgggcatattttgacaaaacaaagagaaaatattaaaagtgaGTGTCTTATCTATCGACGAACCGACAAAAGCATTAGTTTTCATGGAGAGAGGAATCTCTCTCTATTGGGCAACGGCAAAGAAAAAGTGTGTGAGAGAGGTGGACGCTTTATTCGAACTTTTACAACCCAGCGAACGTCATGTGGCATTAAGCTCCCTTCACAGGAGAggagataaaaaaaagtaaGCTACACagttggaaaaaaaagaaagagattttcATATGggcccatctctctctctctctctctctacagaaaagataaaaaaaaaagagagaagcttTAGATGGAAGAAAAGTATTTGCAGAGTTCTTTTTCAACAGCCTTCATCATTATTAGCCTGGCCAGTaaataatctctctctctctctctctctctctctctctctctctctctctctctctctctctctctctctctctctctctctctctctctctttcttgaaAGCTCTGAATTTGAGAAAAAATGGCAGTGAAGAAAGATTCTGTGTAGAAGAGAGACAGTCAAAAAAAGGGCTTGAATTGATCAAAGTGAAAAAGATAGGGGTCATACTGTGACAATTATTTACAACACATAAGGTTGGAAAAGGAAACTGGGCGACGTCATTAGTGGTCTCGCGCGGCTGCTTATGGAAAGTTTCAACCAACTccattatatttcatttcattGACCAACTCTTTTTAATCCTCATAACGAAGTCGTTCTACATCTTGCCATTCTCCTGATATAGCTGGGGGAGTTTAACCATCTTGCTGATAAAGTCTTCCAACTTAATTCAGTCAGGGGACAAACATACTATTTTATGTAGGGTTTGCTGATAAACACGAATGCTTTAagaaaaaactagattttgatccgcactttAAAAggtgggtatattttttgtttttattttttaaaaatttaatttgcatatttgtgtttttctttataatcatatttatgttttttgtaatcatatttgtgcataaattttaatcaaaatctattttataaaataatagcaattAAAAGTTGATCTAGCATGCTCTATGTTCCTTGTAATCATATGTCTGTACGTCCGttttttgttatcatatttGTCTATTCTATATCTTGACCCGCAAATATAATGGCTATcaaaacggatatgagtaaagtATACTTAGAAATCCTAGAGGATATCAGTGGGTCTAAGTGCAAGTTATTTGTCTTCCTAAAAGACAAATTACTACACAGAGTGAATGGTTGAACTGGTAGATGGCTATCCAAAGGTGAAAAGAAAGTTCTAATTAAATCTATTTTGCTTGCTCTTCCGACATATGTCATGTCCAGTTTCTTGTTACCAATGGAAGTATGTGAAAACCTCGCAAGTGCCATTGCACAATTATGGTGGAATTCAAACCCACCAAAAAAGAGAAATTCACTGTGCAAAATGGGAAAAGATTTCTGCACCTAGAGAGGAAGGAGGAATATGATTTTGTATGATTCATGAGTTTAATCTTGCGCTTCTAGCAAAGCAGCTTTGGCGTCTTATTCAATTCCCAGATTATTTGGTGGCCAGAGTGCTACGAGGAAGATACTATCGTCTAAGCTCGCCGTTGCGAGTTGCAGCAGTGGATAGCCCATCTTATGTGTGGACGAGTATAATAGCGGCAAGGAAGC
This genomic stretch from Raphanus sativus cultivar WK10039 chromosome 3, ASM80110v3, whole genome shotgun sequence harbors:
- the LOC108835872 gene encoding elicitor-responsive protein 3, whose product is MKRGILEVLLVDAHGITHTNFIGSPVYYVLLQCGTKEYRSKLSKGDHDKALWNQKFVFDFPMSQWKKLTHIKFRIMDKELFKDGGFVGETIIDLKGILTEGGDRGYMEVKPTPYNVVLDDDTFKGVLKLGFRFTAADKLRRKAWEQKIDGKNSEEAMNSPILSLMKLPLLRLFLYCFQKTTKYQLKDN
- the LOC108833026 gene encoding rop guanine nucleotide exchange factor 3; this encodes MENLSNTDENEDHQSALETPVYSTISIDSFVYPRTCSESTSGFSDQIDETNSFCSDASPSDWPVLTESKSSKCLTTGLVEMQSNENLGVQEFSEAELETMKERFSKLLLGEDMSGSGKGVCTAVTISNAITNLYATVFGQNLRLEPLETEKRGLWKREMNCLLSVCDYIVEFIPRCQSLSNGTTVEVMESRPRADIYINLPALRKLDSMLMEALDSFQNTEFWYAEEGSLSMKSARSATGSFRKVIVQRKEEKWWLPVPLVPPEGLSDIARKQLKNKRESTNQIHKAAMAINSSILSEMEIPDSYMATLPKCGKSSVGDSIYRYMSGSGRFFPDKLLDCLKIASEHEAVQLADRVEASMYTWRRKACLSNSKNSWNMVKDLMSTTERTDKNYVMAERAETLLFCLKQRYPELSQTSLDICKIQYNKDVGKAVLESYSRVLEGLAFNIVAWIDDVLYVDKTMSGSE
- the LOC108844438 gene encoding uncharacterized protein LOC108844438 isoform X2, giving the protein MAKKTRRRADGGQERDHLGCMWGFMNMFTFRHGPLSHKLLLEPKHADKDAQETHVGEEGNVTITIIKPSVKKLIAEELFNDKKQRENAEAGQLSDSELEGRRRKHHRRKNKTRKNSCGNFSHTLNTAESEAPKVNRRTKKGSERSLDIDNMVEELCTEIHRRSSTSRGKNEMLNHKQGQDYKEKVRELVKFLISQKLLHGENSEILTSKDLMEVFQILGSDEDLFLKLLQDPEILVPHSQKGEESLSLFERRGQSSLADKRWFRRKKDTPQQEVTDDDKECEDRIFILKPRSASFSSLSPDSHLLRNKTHKERNSSHFFLSEIKRKLKQAIRKEGEGFPKNVPTKDHFFLERMAKPSTKSHKEDDDDKKQRVVSNIYIEAKKHLSEMLNNGDVVDSNSASRQFQNSSLGTILSLPEYLSPLSSPWEKSSPSHRKSASADFINAVHISKRETHVSQPNHALNNDHLPVCNLSKEEPTESVDKISAADSVMMINEIDIVPEEASSTLVVDLPKAEAHDEQREGIISKQAFHEERQPPLSSSVASPSHCLPKSEECKSAAHDVPEWSSPISVLEPLFIEDDISPPKMRSQPDEAQVQPWCIHFDDKEDSAEDSVKTIITSDKELVFKYVRDVLDAVVSDFEELYLKAQFSDQLLEPSLISNIPFCPNQLCHDHELLFDCINEVIMELCCCPPWASFVAPRTRVFSTVKSIIHEVQEAVYWHLLPLPLPHALDQIVRKDMAKSGNWLDIRRDIDCIGLKTSELILEELIEELITVNCLNNSEHSLVPAELKTDESMIPVL
- the LOC108844438 gene encoding uncharacterized protein LOC108844438 isoform X1, yielding MAKKTRRRADGGQERDHLGCMWGFMNMFTFRHGPLSHKLLLEPKHAMLIVPSADKDAQETHVGEEGNVTITIIKPSVKKLIAEELFNDKKQRENAEAGQLSDSELEGRRRKHHRRKNKTRKNSCGNFSHTLNTAESEAPKVNRRTKKGSERSLDIDNMVEELCTEIHRRSSTSRGKNEMLNHKQGQDYKEKVRELVKFLISQKLLHGENSEILTSKDLMEVFQILGSDEDLFLKLLQDPEILVPHSQKGEESLSLFERRGQSSLADKRWFRRKKDTPQQEVTDDDKECEDRIFILKPRSASFSSLSPDSHLLRNKTHKERNSSHFFLSEIKRKLKQAIRKEGEGFPKNVPTKDHFFLERMAKPSTKSHKEDDDDKKQRVVSNIYIEAKKHLSEMLNNGDVVDSNSASRQFQNSSLGTILSLPEYLSPLSSPWEKSSPSHRKSASADFINAVHISKRETHVSQPNHALNNDHLPVCNLSKEEPTESVDKISAADSVMMINEIDIVPEEASSTLVVDLPKAEAHDEQREGIISKQAFHEERQPPLSSSVASPSHCLPKSEECKSAAHDVPEWSSPISVLEPLFIEDDISPPKMRSQPDEAQVQPWCIHFDDKEDSAEDSVKTIITSDKELVFKYVRDVLDAVVSDFEELYLKAQFSDQLLEPSLISNIPFCPNQLCHDHELLFDCINEVIMELCCCPPWASFVAPRTRVFSTVKSIIHEVQEAVYWHLLPLPLPHALDQIVRKDMAKSGNWLDIRRDIDCIGLKTSELILEELIEELITVNCLNNSEHSLVPAELKTDESMIPVL